In Ruminococcaceae bacterium BL-6, a genomic segment contains:
- a CDS encoding Transglutaminase-like protein, giving the protein MLNRAEQALIEEKFQQAAGRMGGRKDAFLGPMEGLSGDELLCMKFLIASLPASDMASYDGGLLLKFARHALFLRENVPWGKRIPDALFLNYVLSCRVNNEAIEFCRDAFYRELRERIAGKSMAEAALEINYWCCEKATYRPTDGRTASPMAVIRSGFGRCGEESTLAVTAFRSAGIPARQCYVPRWSHCDDNHAWVEIWADGRWHYLGACEPEPMPDKGWFTFAASRAMLVRSRVFSPLLPEEEIVGRSGCVTEVNNLSHYAETARLTVTVLDENGRPAAGAQVRFEVPNYAELFPIATLQTDGNGRAFLTTGKGSLMVHASRDGLFGWRMEDPCSCGSVTVALRAADDLPKEWEADFFPPEGIFRPEPALSEEAARAHRTKLERAVSARESGYSGYSRAQAEKAARAYPAFQSEISAFLQKARGNRREVERFLQGGEDLELRIRMLETLTEKDLADLNADVLNDHLRCAKPFEREADAETFRRYVLCPRIENERIVPYRAFLAGFFDDAEKKAFRRDPALIWKAVDERIADCGDLDYDALSADPCGLLQMGLGSERSRNILFVSVCRTLGIPARLDPALGGPQFLTGSGWADPRSGRPAGGRSAVLLLSNPDGEPLRYGENFTVAKLCGGACRTLGCDSKWNGRTLRMELEPGDYRILTANRQIDGSVLLRAKTVRLSENETVKKDVRLRESQLASRLRHMPVGEHLLTAPDGKQFPLSVLAAQAPATILAVLQPGGEPTEHLLHEMIGLRDSYRDKNTVLIVPSPGAENPTLRRVLEEIPSAQLFTCEEPGFTERLCRELQLGDRRLPLAAVLDAGMHARFAFSNYNVGTAGLLLQIADC; this is encoded by the coding sequence ATGCTGAACCGGGCGGAGCAAGCCTTGATCGAGGAAAAATTTCAACAGGCCGCCGGGCGGATGGGGGGAAGAAAGGATGCCTTTCTCGGGCCGATGGAAGGTCTTTCCGGCGACGAGCTCCTCTGCATGAAGTTCCTGATCGCGTCCCTGCCGGCAAGCGACATGGCGAGCTATGACGGCGGGCTGCTGCTGAAATTTGCGCGGCACGCGCTCTTCCTTCGGGAAAACGTCCCGTGGGGAAAGCGGATTCCGGATGCCCTGTTCCTGAATTACGTGCTTTCCTGCCGCGTCAACAACGAGGCGATCGAATTCTGCCGGGATGCGTTCTACCGGGAGCTGCGGGAACGGATCGCCGGAAAATCCATGGCCGAAGCCGCGCTGGAAATCAACTACTGGTGCTGCGAAAAGGCGACGTACCGGCCGACCGACGGGCGCACCGCCTCCCCCATGGCCGTGATCCGCAGCGGCTTCGGGCGCTGCGGGGAGGAATCGACGCTGGCCGTCACGGCCTTCCGGAGCGCCGGGATCCCGGCGCGGCAATGCTATGTGCCGCGGTGGTCGCACTGTGACGACAACCACGCCTGGGTGGAAATCTGGGCGGACGGGCGCTGGCACTATCTGGGCGCGTGCGAGCCGGAGCCCATGCCGGACAAAGGCTGGTTCACCTTTGCCGCCAGCAGGGCCATGCTCGTCCGCTCCCGGGTCTTCTCCCCCCTTCTCCCCGAGGAGGAAATCGTCGGGCGCAGCGGCTGCGTGACGGAAGTCAACAACCTCTCCCATTATGCGGAAACGGCAAGGCTGACCGTGACGGTGCTCGACGAAAACGGCCGGCCCGCCGCGGGCGCGCAGGTGCGGTTCGAGGTCCCGAATTACGCGGAGCTTTTTCCGATCGCCACGCTGCAAACCGACGGGAACGGCCGGGCGTTTCTGACAACCGGCAAGGGCAGCCTGATGGTGCACGCGAGCCGGGACGGCCTGTTCGGCTGGCGGATGGAGGACCCGTGCTCCTGCGGCAGCGTAACCGTCGCCCTGCGGGCCGCGGACGATCTGCCGAAGGAGTGGGAAGCCGACTTTTTCCCGCCGGAGGGGATTTTCCGCCCGGAGCCCGCGCTGTCCGAGGAAGCGGCCCGCGCCCATCGGACGAAGCTGGAACGGGCCGTATCCGCGCGGGAAAGCGGATATTCCGGCTATTCCCGCGCGCAGGCGGAAAAGGCCGCGCGGGCGTACCCCGCGTTCCAAAGTGAAATTTCCGCTTTCCTGCAAAAGGCGCGGGGCAACCGGCGGGAAGTGGAACGCTTTCTTCAGGGCGGCGAAGATCTGGAGCTCCGGATCCGGATGCTCGAAACCCTGACGGAAAAAGACCTGGCCGACCTGAACGCCGATGTGCTGAACGACCACCTCCGCTGCGCGAAACCGTTCGAGCGGGAGGCCGACGCCGAAACGTTCCGGCGCTATGTCCTCTGCCCGCGGATCGAAAACGAGCGGATCGTGCCCTATCGGGCGTTCCTCGCGGGCTTTTTCGACGACGCGGAAAAAAAGGCGTTCCGCCGCGATCCCGCGCTGATTTGGAAAGCAGTCGACGAGCGGATTGCCGACTGCGGAGACCTGGATTACGATGCGCTCTCCGCCGACCCGTGCGGGCTGCTGCAGATGGGGCTCGGCTCCGAACGCTCCAGAAACATCCTGTTCGTCTCCGTCTGCCGCACGCTCGGCATCCCGGCGCGGCTCGACCCGGCCCTCGGCGGGCCGCAATTCCTCACGGGCTCCGGCTGGGCCGATCCCCGCAGCGGCCGGCCCGCGGGCGGCAGAAGCGCCGTGCTGCTGCTGAGCAACCCGGACGGGGAGCCGCTCCGCTACGGCGAAAACTTTACCGTGGCAAAGCTGTGCGGCGGCGCCTGCCGGACGCTCGGCTGCGATTCCAAATGGAATGGCCGGACGCTGCGGATGGAGCTGGAGCCGGGCGATTACCGGATCCTGACCGCAAACCGGCAGATCGACGGCTCCGTTCTGCTGCGGGCGAAAACGGTGCGGCTTTCCGAAAACGAAACCGTAAAAAAAGACGTCCGGCTGCGGGAAAGCCAGCTTGCCTCCCGGCTGCGGCATATGCCGGTTGGGGAGCATCTTCTGACGGCGCCGGACGGGAAGCAGTTCCCGCTCAGCGTGCTCGCGGCGCAGGCCCCCGCGACGATCCTCGCGGTGCTGCAGCCCGGCGGGGAGCCGACCGAGCATCTGCTTCACGAAATGATCGGCCTGCGGGATTCCTACCGGGACAAAAATACGGTGCTGATCGTCCCTTCCCCCGGCGCGGAGAACCCGACCCTTCGGCGCGTGCTTGAGGAGATCCCTTCCGCGCAGCTGTTCACCTGCGAGGAGCCGGGGTTCACGGAACGGCTTTGCAGGGAGCTGCAGCTCGGCGACCGCCGGCTGCCGCTCGCCGCCGTTCTGGACGCGGGTATGCACGCGAGATTCGCGTTTTCCAATTACAACGTTGGCACGGCGGGGCTGCTCCTGCAAATCGCGGACTGCTGA
- the cutC gene encoding Copper homeostasis protein CutC: protein MTKLIVEVCCGSADDVIEAQKAGADRVELNSNLSLGGITPSLGELKVAKEKTRLPVMAMVRPRESGFYYTHAEFRTALLDAEALLTNGADGIVFGFLNADGTVDTGRCREILRLAGGRETVFHRAVDVVPDWKAAVDQLCELGVTRILTSGQRASVFDGAPTVAEMIRYARGRIQILPGGGVRRHNVREIIAKTGCTQIHISPHKICLDPSASGNPEIHFGAADAGEDRYRMVDADEVRKIRELIGSD, encoded by the coding sequence ATGACAAAACTGATCGTAGAAGTCTGCTGCGGCTCCGCCGACGACGTGATCGAGGCGCAGAAGGCAGGCGCCGACCGCGTGGAGCTCAACTCCAACCTGTCCCTCGGGGGGATCACCCCTTCCCTCGGCGAGCTGAAGGTGGCGAAGGAGAAGACCCGCCTGCCCGTCATGGCGATGGTCCGCCCGAGGGAATCCGGATTTTACTACACGCACGCCGAATTCCGGACCGCCCTGCTGGACGCGGAGGCGCTGCTTACAAACGGCGCCGACGGAATCGTGTTCGGCTTTCTGAACGCGGACGGCACGGTCGATACCGGACGCTGCCGGGAAATTCTGCGCCTGGCCGGCGGCCGGGAAACGGTATTCCACCGCGCCGTCGACGTCGTCCCCGACTGGAAGGCGGCGGTCGACCAGCTCTGTGAGCTCGGCGTGACGAGAATCCTGACCAGCGGGCAGCGCGCCTCCGTTTTCGACGGGGCGCCGACCGTGGCCGAGATGATCCGCTATGCCCGCGGCAGAATCCAGATTCTTCCCGGCGGCGGGGTCCGCAGGCACAACGTGCGGGAAATCATCGCAAAAACCGGCTGCACGCAGATCCACATTTCGCCGCATAAAATTTGTCTGGACCCTTCCGCCTCCGGCAACCCGGAAATCCACTTCGGCGCCGCCGATGCCGGAGAAGACCGTTACCGGATGGTCGACGCGGATGAAGTGCGGAAGATCCGCGAACTGATCGGTTCGGATTGA
- a CDS encoding ROK family transcriptional regulator: protein MADTGGKLDKFIMKRSNRRLVFSIILRGGSVSRQQIAAQSRMSQMSVGRIIDELARLGIVLEEDGEGSDARLGRRPKRLRVASDVFLCIGVEMHRDGVNVGIVNLHGQVLRQIQHRRDLSAGSPGDVIALIGRLIGRIRSENADLSVAPFVGIACPGLIADGVIRFSSQLKWKNVEVIPALQKQTGLRNIFIDNEVKVRAVAEDLFGAGRDYERSVVLSIGSGVGSAAVNRHELYRGKQNMAGEIGHICVSPGGNMCECGRRGCLQTYIADWAILREARAVREDVTMDGLLEANADGEPWAINLMNRVLEYVSVAISMLANTYAPDVIILCGRLIEEHGALKDLILKNYKREIGDYALSSFDLRASDFNSDGTLVGAGTLAAYRLLDEIM, encoded by the coding sequence ATGGCGGACACGGGCGGAAAACTGGATAAATTCATCATGAAAAGGTCGAACCGGCGGCTTGTTTTCTCCATCATTCTGCGCGGCGGCTCTGTTTCACGGCAGCAGATCGCGGCGCAGAGCCGCATGAGCCAGATGTCGGTCGGGCGGATCATCGACGAGCTGGCACGGCTCGGGATCGTCCTGGAGGAGGACGGGGAGGGCTCGGATGCAAGGCTCGGGCGCAGGCCGAAACGGCTCCGGGTCGCTTCGGATGTCTTCCTGTGCATCGGGGTCGAAATGCACCGCGACGGCGTCAACGTCGGCATCGTCAATCTCCACGGCCAGGTCCTGCGGCAGATTCAGCACCGCCGGGACCTGAGCGCCGGCTCGCCCGGGGACGTGATCGCCCTCATCGGCCGCCTGATCGGCCGGATCCGTTCGGAGAACGCGGATCTGTCGGTGGCGCCCTTTGTGGGGATCGCGTGTCCGGGGCTGATCGCGGATGGGGTGATCCGTTTTTCGTCCCAGCTGAAATGGAAAAATGTGGAGGTCATTCCGGCCCTGCAAAAGCAGACCGGGCTCCGGAATATTTTTATCGACAACGAGGTCAAAGTCCGCGCGGTCGCGGAGGATCTGTTCGGGGCCGGCAGGGACTATGAGCGCAGCGTCGTGCTGAGCATCGGCTCCGGCGTCGGCTCCGCGGCCGTGAACCGCCACGAGCTGTACCGCGGAAAACAAAATATGGCCGGTGAAATCGGGCACATCTGCGTCAGCCCCGGGGGAAACATGTGCGAATGCGGGCGCAGGGGGTGCCTTCAGACCTATATCGCCGACTGGGCAATCCTGCGGGAAGCCAGGGCCGTGCGGGAGGATGTCACGATGGATGGCCTGCTCGAAGCGAACGCAGACGGCGAGCCATGGGCGATCAACCTGATGAACCGGGTGCTGGAATACGTTTCGGTTGCGATCAGCATGCTTGCGAACACCTATGCCCCGGATGTCATCATCCTGTGCGGAAGGCTGATCGAGGAGCACGGCGCCTTGAAAGACCTGATTTTAAAGAATTATAAACGGGAGATTGGCGACTATGCGCTGAGCTCCTTTGACCTGAGAGCCTCCGATTTCAATTCGGATGGAACGCTGGTGGGCGCGGGGACACTTGCCGCCTATCGGCTGCTGGATGAGATCATGTAG
- a CDS encoding putative ROK family protein (glucokinase) (Evidence 3 : Putative function from multiple computational evidences), which produces MYYLGIDLGGTNIAAGVVDENARLIAKANRKTGVPRGPEGICGQMAQAAGEAVEKAGISERDIRGIGIGTPGTVERRSGIVRFSSNLNFKNVNLRELMEKRTGKPVCVENDANAAAYGEYRAGVLKGAENAVAITLGTGIGSGIIIGGKIYAASNSAGGEFGHTVIAFGGRPCPCGRRGCWEAYASATGLIATTREMMRGGSRDSLLWKLADGSLENVDSRMAFSAMRAGDPLGKAVVDRYIAHLGCGLVNCINIFQPDILCIGGGISNEGEALLRPLKEYVEREANPMNVGNKTVLCLAKLGNDAGIIGAALAGEQEA; this is translated from the coding sequence ATGTATTATCTTGGAATTGATCTTGGAGGAACGAACATCGCGGCGGGCGTCGTCGATGAAAACGCCCGGCTGATCGCAAAGGCCAATCGGAAAACCGGGGTGCCGCGCGGCCCGGAAGGAATCTGCGGGCAGATGGCACAGGCCGCCGGAGAGGCGGTGGAAAAGGCCGGAATTTCGGAGCGGGATATCCGCGGGATCGGGATCGGGACGCCCGGTACGGTCGAGCGGCGGTCCGGCATCGTGCGGTTTTCGAGCAATCTGAATTTTAAAAACGTGAACCTGCGGGAGCTGATGGAGAAGCGCACGGGCAAGCCCGTCTGCGTGGAAAACGACGCGAACGCGGCGGCTTACGGGGAATACCGGGCCGGCGTCCTGAAAGGGGCGGAAAACGCCGTCGCCATCACCCTCGGCACGGGGATCGGCAGCGGGATCATCATCGGCGGGAAAATCTATGCGGCGAGCAATTCGGCCGGCGGGGAATTCGGTCATACGGTGATCGCGTTCGGCGGCCGCCCGTGCCCGTGCGGGCGCCGCGGCTGCTGGGAGGCCTACGCTTCCGCGACCGGGCTGATCGCGACGACCAGGGAGATGATGCGGGGCGGAAGCCGCGATTCGCTCCTGTGGAAGCTCGCGGACGGGAGCCTGGAAAACGTGGACAGCCGGATGGCCTTCTCCGCTATGCGCGCGGGGGACCCGCTGGGAAAAGCGGTCGTGGACCGGTATATCGCGCATCTGGGATGCGGGCTTGTCAACTGCATCAACATCTTCCAGCCGGACATCCTGTGCATCGGCGGGGGGATCAGCAACGAGGGCGAGGCCCTTCTCCGCCCGCTGAAAGAGTATGTGGAGCGGGAGGCAAACCCGATGAATGTGGGAAATAAAACGGTGCTCTGCCTCGCGAAGCTCGGCAACGATGCCGGGATCATCGGCGCCGCGCTGGCCGGGGAGCAGGAAGCGTAA
- the nagBA gene encoding glucosamine-6-phosphate isomerase (Evidence 2a : Function from experimental evidences in other organisms; PubMedId : 15755726, 18436239; Product type e : enzyme), which yields MALKILQMSNYEEMSRKAANILSAQVTLFPESVLGLATGSTPLGIYRQLVRRYETGEVDFSGVRSVNLDEYCGLSAEDPNSYHCYMKENLFGRINIRPENTHIPDGTARDAERECRRYDDLIESLGGIDLQLLGLGVTGHIGFNEPNDFFDRRTHRVRLSERTIAANARLFRSIDEVPRSAFTMGIGAIMRAKKVLLVVSGKHKAAVLKEALFGPVTPKVPASILQFHPDVTVAADEDALSESRSAGLLNEC from the coding sequence ATGGCTTTGAAAATTCTGCAGATGTCCAACTATGAAGAGATGAGCCGCAAGGCGGCGAATATCCTGTCGGCGCAGGTGACCCTGTTTCCGGAAAGCGTGCTGGGGCTTGCGACCGGCTCCACGCCGCTCGGTATCTATCGGCAGCTCGTCCGCCGGTATGAAACGGGGGAAGTCGATTTTTCCGGGGTCCGCAGCGTGAATCTGGATGAATACTGCGGGCTTTCCGCCGAGGACCCGAACAGCTATCACTGCTACATGAAAGAAAATCTTTTCGGCCGGATCAATATCCGGCCGGAAAACACCCATATTCCCGACGGAACGGCCCGGGACGCAGAGCGGGAATGCAGGCGCTACGACGATCTGATCGAATCTCTCGGCGGGATCGACCTGCAGCTTCTCGGCCTCGGGGTCACGGGGCACATCGGCTTCAACGAGCCGAACGATTTTTTTGACCGGCGCACGCACAGGGTGCGGCTCAGCGAACGGACGATCGCGGCGAACGCCCGCCTGTTCCGCAGCATTGACGAGGTGCCGCGGTCGGCGTTCACGATGGGGATCGGCGCGATCATGCGGGCGAAAAAGGTCCTGCTGGTGGTCAGCGGAAAACACAAGGCCGCTGTTTTGAAAGAAGCGCTGTTCGGCCCGGTGACGCCGAAGGTGCCGGCGTCGATCCTGCAGTTCCACCCGGATGTGACCGTCGCGGCGGACGAAGACGCTCTGTCGGAGAGCCGTTCGGCCGGCCTGCTGAATGAATGCTGA
- a CDS encoding Alpha-L-fucosidase, protein MTEFRNDRFGMFIHFGLYSIPARGEWVQSVERIGAPEYRRYFEQFNPTEYRPREWAKLAKECGMKYAVMTAKHHDGFCLFDSKLTDFKSTNTPIGHDLIREYVEAFRAEGLKVGLYYSLLDWHHPDYPVYGDKQHPMRGEEAFRGIHQDFSNYLRYFHGQVRELLTNYGKIDVMWFDFSYRDSVNDMTGEKWGAAELIRMIRSLQPDIILNDRMGGHTGSIHPTLQYGDFVSPEQYLPPKGMTDESGSPIPWEACVTLNDHWGYCAADRNYKQPKDVIRALVECVSKNGNLILNVGPDAKGVIPEPAADILRKTGAWMRKNGASVYGCRAAEYEKPEWGRFTKSRDKLYAHVYDRGIGPVILQGMADRVRSARLLCDGSEVDAARPWNQPDNDSDAFLNLPAGPLPDECDTVVELNLK, encoded by the coding sequence ATGACGGAATTCCGGAACGACCGGTTCGGCATGTTTATCCATTTCGGGCTGTATTCGATCCCCGCGCGCGGCGAGTGGGTCCAGAGCGTTGAAAGGATCGGCGCGCCGGAATACCGCCGGTATTTCGAGCAGTTCAACCCCACGGAGTACCGCCCTCGGGAATGGGCGAAGCTCGCAAAGGAGTGCGGCATGAAATATGCGGTGATGACCGCAAAGCACCACGACGGCTTCTGCCTGTTCGATTCCAAGCTGACCGATTTCAAATCCACGAACACCCCCATCGGGCACGATCTGATCCGCGAGTATGTCGAGGCGTTCCGCGCGGAAGGCCTCAAGGTCGGCCTGTATTATTCCCTGCTGGACTGGCACCATCCGGATTATCCGGTTTACGGAGACAAGCAGCACCCGATGAGGGGCGAGGAAGCCTTCCGCGGGATTCATCAGGATTTTTCGAACTATCTCCGGTATTTTCACGGTCAGGTGCGGGAGCTGCTGACGAATTACGGAAAGATCGACGTGATGTGGTTCGATTTTTCCTACCGGGACTCCGTCAACGACATGACCGGGGAGAAATGGGGCGCGGCGGAGCTCATCCGGATGATCCGTTCGCTTCAGCCTGACATCATCCTGAACGACCGGATGGGCGGGCATACCGGCTCGATCCACCCGACCCTGCAGTACGGCGACTTCGTTTCGCCGGAGCAGTACCTGCCCCCGAAGGGGATGACGGACGAAAGCGGGAGCCCGATTCCGTGGGAAGCGTGCGTCACCCTGAACGACCACTGGGGGTACTGCGCGGCGGACCGGAATTATAAGCAGCCGAAGGACGTCATCCGGGCGCTCGTGGAATGCGTCAGCAAAAACGGCAACCTGATCCTGAACGTGGGCCCGGATGCGAAAGGCGTGATTCCGGAGCCCGCCGCCGATATTCTGAGGAAGACCGGGGCGTGGATGCGGAAAAACGGAGCGAGCGTTTACGGATGCCGCGCGGCGGAATATGAAAAGCCGGAGTGGGGCCGGTTCACAAAAAGCCGGGACAAGCTGTACGCGCACGTCTACGACCGGGGGATCGGCCCCGTCATCCTGCAGGGAATGGCGGACCGGGTTCGTTCGGCGCGCCTTCTGTGCGACGGGTCCGAGGTCGACGCCGCCCGGCCCTGGAACCAGCCGGACAACGACTCGGACGCTTTTCTGAACCTGCCTGCGGGCCCGCTGCCGGACGAGTGCGACACCGTTGTGGAACTGAATCTAAAATAG
- a CDS encoding N-acetylglucosamine-6-phosphate deacetylase, producing MILKNAKIFDDSFQAVRADVETRGDKIVRIGPGLTGGEERDLSGCLVVPGLVDIHIHGCAGADTFDGTRDSIARMAAHLVREGITSFCPTTMTGPAEKIAAALSAVRDCMDRPPQGAAVLGAHMEGPYLSLAKKGAQRGGDLRSPDFEEFHRLYDGCGGAIRLVDVAPECENARTFIPKAAGMCTVSIAHSDADYDTAMESFRLGITHATHLFNAMTGLHHRHPGVVGAVFDHPGIRAELICDGLHVHPAVLRMAFRLLGEERSIVVSDSMRAAGLPDGESELGGQKVFLKNGAARLADGTIAGSTTNLLDEVRNLVRYGIPLRQAVRSATINPAAEIGMDGEIGSIREGKRADLIALDESFRLRLVVSRGAVACEAPPAGAAPAGN from the coding sequence TTGATTTTAAAAAATGCGAAAATTTTTGACGACAGCTTTCAGGCGGTACGGGCCGATGTCGAAACGCGCGGGGACAAAATCGTGCGGATCGGCCCCGGCCTGACCGGCGGGGAGGAGCGCGACCTGAGCGGATGCCTGGTCGTCCCGGGCCTTGTGGATATCCATATCCACGGCTGCGCGGGAGCGGACACCTTCGACGGCACGAGGGATTCCATCGCGCGCATGGCCGCGCATCTGGTCCGGGAAGGGATCACTTCCTTCTGCCCGACCACGATGACGGGCCCCGCCGAAAAGATCGCCGCCGCGCTTTCCGCCGTGCGGGACTGCATGGACCGCCCGCCGCAGGGCGCTGCCGTCCTCGGCGCGCATATGGAGGGGCCCTACCTCTCCCTGGCAAAAAAGGGCGCGCAGAGGGGCGGCGACCTCCGCTCGCCGGACTTTGAGGAATTTCATCGGCTTTACGACGGGTGCGGCGGAGCCATCCGTCTGGTGGATGTCGCCCCGGAATGTGAAAACGCCCGGACGTTCATCCCCAAGGCCGCCGGAATGTGCACGGTCTCCATCGCCCATTCCGACGCGGACTACGACACCGCGATGGAATCCTTCCGGCTGGGAATCACCCACGCGACGCATCTTTTCAACGCGATGACGGGCCTGCACCATCGGCATCCGGGGGTCGTCGGCGCTGTTTTCGATCACCCCGGCATCCGCGCGGAGCTGATCTGCGACGGCTTGCACGTCCATCCGGCGGTGCTCCGCATGGCCTTCCGGCTGCTGGGGGAGGAGAGAAGCATCGTCGTCAGCGATTCCATGCGCGCGGCGGGCCTGCCGGACGGAGAATCGGAGCTGGGCGGGCAGAAGGTCTTCCTGAAAAACGGGGCGGCCAGGCTTGCGGACGGGACGATCGCGGGCTCGACGACGAATCTGCTGGACGAGGTCCGAAATCTGGTCCGCTATGGCATCCCGCTTCGTCAGGCCGTCCGGTCGGCCACCATCAACCCCGCCGCCGAAATCGGCATGGACGGGGAGATCGGCTCGATCCGGGAAGGAAAGCGGGCGGACCTTATCGCGCTGGACGAATCGTTTCGTCTGCGCCTGGTCGTCTCCCGCGGAGCGGTCGCCTGCGAGGCGCCGCCTGCCGGTGCGGCCCCGGCGGGGAACTGA
- a CDS encoding HD-GYP domain-containing protein, translated as MTFVPIDRLKEGMMLDRDVYLYDYKTCKIAMLRSGQVLTNSYIQKLDELQILGAYIHSDDRDGPGGLTDGPIRPELKEEAISNIQCVFKMFDKSAQNINISYINQTVEISKKLVTALQSNKNIELSIASLKMYDDYTYNHSLGVSILSIAIGLSMGLKTAELYELGFCALMHDIGKMAIPIEIISKPAKLTKEEFEIVKQHPLKGAEFFLKHQLANKKVCAGVLTHHEKFDGTGYPSGLKGNQIPLFGRIISVADVYDALTSARPYRDPSSPADAIEYVMGCSGSTFDIAVVEAFLKRVSPYPIGSCVKLSNGEIAIVVSQNDYHPLRPMVRLLSNPEKILDLYRDREAYHVVIENACNIATSSL; from the coding sequence ATGACTTTTGTTCCAATTGACCGGCTAAAAGAAGGAATGATGCTGGACCGGGACGTGTACCTGTACGATTATAAAACCTGCAAGATTGCGATGCTGCGTTCCGGGCAGGTCCTGACAAATTCTTATATACAGAAATTGGACGAGCTTCAGATCCTTGGAGCTTATATTCATTCGGACGACCGGGACGGGCCCGGCGGATTGACGGATGGCCCGATCAGGCCGGAGCTGAAGGAAGAAGCGATTTCCAACATCCAGTGTGTTTTCAAGATGTTTGACAAAAGCGCCCAGAATATCAATATCAGCTATATCAATCAGACGGTGGAGATCTCCAAAAAGCTGGTGACTGCCCTTCAGAGCAACAAAAACATAGAGCTCAGCATCGCCAGCCTGAAAATGTACGACGATTATACCTATAACCATTCCCTCGGCGTTTCGATCCTCTCCATCGCGATCGGCCTTTCCATGGGGCTGAAAACGGCCGAATTGTACGAGCTCGGCTTTTGCGCCCTGATGCACGATATCGGGAAAATGGCGATTCCGATCGAAATTATTTCAAAACCCGCCAAGCTGACGAAAGAAGAATTTGAAATCGTAAAACAGCACCCGCTGAAAGGTGCCGAATTTTTTTTAAAGCATCAGCTCGCCAACAAAAAGGTATGCGCGGGCGTTTTGACCCACCATGAAAAATTTGACGGCACGGGCTACCCGAGCGGCCTGAAGGGGAATCAGATCCCCCTGTTCGGCAGAATTATTTCGGTGGCGGATGTGTACGACGCCCTCACTTCGGCGCGGCCGTACCGCGACCCGTCGTCCCCCGCGGATGCGATCGAGTACGTCATGGGGTGCAGCGGCAGCACGTTCGACATCGCGGTGGTGGAAGCCTTTCTGAAACGGGTTTCCCCCTATCCGATCGGCTCGTGCGTCAAGCTGAGCAACGGCGAAATCGCGATCGTCGTCAGCCAGAACGATTATCATCCGCTTCGGCCGATGGTGCGCCTTCTGAGCAATCCGGAAAAAATTCTGGATCTGTACCGCGACCGGGAAGCCTACCACGTCGTCATCGAAAACGCGTGCAACATTGCGACGAGCTCCCTGTAA